One Pogoniulus pusillus isolate bPogPus1 chromosome 42, bPogPus1.pri, whole genome shotgun sequence genomic window, CTCCATCAGAAACAGAGAGCTTCTCCAACTCAGCTTCCAGCTCAGCATCAGAAATGGGTGGATTCAGCACACTCTGAGACACAAGAGGCTCCTTAGCTGAGTCCTGGAGGAGACtgtccagctccttctccagttCCTCTGTGTCCATCTCTGCTGAACAAAGCAAACATGAAACCCTGAGCAGaaacaagcagcagcacagacagacCTCTGTCAGCAGCACAGACTGCAGCCCAAGTCTAACAGAGTGATGATTACTCTCATCCATCATCATAAGGaactccttctgcttctgcagctgtaaATTCCCTCCTGATCTCAGGGAGAAGCTGttcccttgtgctgaggcatCAAAGGGCAAGAAAAGCTTTCAGCAGAGacaagaaagctgcagcaaCACAGGGGCCAGAGGGAAGAGAACATCACTTACAGCAGGAGCCACTCTAAAAGCAGAGTTAAACCAACATGGGGCAGCTCTGAAGTGaaccccagcagcactgagaggCTGCAAGGATTTGCAGGTGCCCAAATGCTGATTTTCCTGCAACCCACTGTCAGAGAACTTCTCTTGTCagtcctcagcctcttttcaaggcagcagcagcagccttggtgtTTCATTAAGTGCTTATCCTCCCAGCAAGGACTGGACACGTGGGGAGGGAGCAAAGAAGGGATGGAAGCACAAAGGCATTGCCAAGAGAAGATCACAGGAAtcacacagaatggcaggggggtggagaggagctctggagagcacagaatggttggaagggagctcaaagatcatccagtccaacctcacctgcagagtcagccacagcagcttgcccagcagcacagtggccaggggggttggaagctctccagagaatactccaccacctctctgggcagctccaacatcctcacaccaaacagttttctccttctcctgggtttcagtttgtgcccattgccccttagcctggcactgggcaccactcagcagagcctggccccagcttcttgccccccacagctccttcagctcttgctcagcactgctcagatgccctctgcagctgctctcctgcaggctctcagccccagggctcagcctttgcttcccccagagctgctccaggcccctcagcatctccccaccctgccttggactctccccagcccttcactgtccctctgcccctggggagctcagaactggagccaggactgcagctgtgacctcaccagggcagagtagaggaagaagagaacctcccttgagctGACCAGATGAACCCCAAGACTTACCTAGACCATTGATCCCCACTCCAGCCAGAGTCTGAGCTACTTCATCTTGAGTATCACaaagctgaggagaaggacaaAGTGTTTGGTATGAAACaaactggactcagctgctgaagccttcacccagcctggccttgaacacccctaaggaggaggcagccacagcctccctgggcagcctgggccagactctcaccaccctcacactcaacaacttcttcctcagctccactctaaccctgctctgcctcagctgcaaaccattcccccttggcctggctctgggcaccctcagtaaaagtctctctgcagccttcctgcaggatcccttcagctcttggcagcagctctgagatccCCCCAGACTCTGATAAAGTCTCCTTTCAGCTTTCTTTgctccacactaaccagccccaggcctcacagcctttctccacagaagagatcacagtatcaggggttagaagggacccaaagagctcatccagtccaagccccctgccacagcaggaccacacaatccagctcagggcacacagaacacatccagacaggcctggagaggctccacaacctctctgggcagcctgtgccaggctctgggacccttccagccaagaagttgcccttgtgctgagctgcaacctcctgtgctgcagcttccatccactgctgctgctcctgtcccaggcagcagtgagcagagcctgtccccccctcctgacccccagccctcagagagttccaaacattgattcaatcccctctcagtcttctcttctgcagactaagcagccccagggccctcagcctctcctccccaggcactgctccactcccctcctcatcctcacagccctcccttggactctctccagtagatccctgtccttcttcaactgtaatgttccagtcccttcgtcatcctcacagccccactagactctctccaccacttccctgtctctcttgaactggggactaAAACACAggactgcttctgtgctccacaacctccctgggcaacctgtgccagggtctcctccaccctcactggacaGAACCCTTTTGATGCCCTCTTATTTTCAGCACCTCTTGGATCTGATCCACCAGGTTCTCTGCCTTCTCCACTGTAACATCCTTCATGGACAGTTTCAGAGCTCCCATGCCAGCCTGATATGCATTAAATACCtttaaaagagaagaaacatcatagaatggccCAGTTTGGATTGGACctgagagatcatctactccaaccactctgtcaaGGCcaagggacatctcccaccagcccaggttgctgaagacctcatccaagctggccctgaacacctcgagggaggttgtggagcacagaagcacagaatgtgatcaaagatcacattctgtgcttctgtgctccacaacctccctgggcaacctgtgccagtgccttccCCACCCTCAAATTCCTTCCTCATCACcactcagtctcccctctcccagctcaaagccattttccctcatcctggcacccacaacctccctgggcaatctgtgccagtgtctcccccacTGAAGACCTCCTTCCTAagacccagtctgaatctgctaAGTGAGAACCCCCAGCAGGCAATGTTGGCCTCTCTCAAGGTCAGTTATCCAAGCAAGTCCCCTCAGAGAAGCAGCCAAGTGGAGCTCCCCCAAGCAAGTTTCTTGCCTTCCACACCCCAACAGCAGAGTTGCTGTTTCCTAAagtcccaccagcagcacccctcaGACCACAAGCAGGTAGAGCAGCAGGAATGTGAAGAGCTAAAAATGAGAAGCAGAAAGAGCCAAAGTTACCATCTGGTCAGTTTGGGAGGCATAGATCCGGTCCAGGATGCCctgcactgcatccagcttgGAGTGCAGCTCCTGGATGCGTCTCTCTGTCCTTTGTTTGGACTTCAAACACCTCAgtgcctgcagacagcagagccacagcctggGGTTaacaacagcaggcagcagccaaagGCAGAGTGCAAgaacagcagtgcccagagccGGATGGGTCTAgttagaaccacagagtcaggcagggctggaagggaccataaggagcagccagtgccaacccctgccatgcccagggacaccctaccctagagcaggctgcacacagcctcagccagcctggcctcaaacacctccagccatggggcctccaccacctccctgggcagcccctgccaggctctcaccactctcatggtgaatcTCAAATCAATTCTCATCTTCAGCACAGAGAGACTTTGAGTCCCAGCACCACTTCAGCACAGCTAAGTTGAGGTCTTTCACGTCCAGTCATGATCTCagtcccagctcagctcctaGACAACTCCCAGGCAGAGGGGTACTTACcagctgcttcttcccagctctgcaaGCACTTCTGGCATCTTCCTTACACCTGCAGGGGTTCAAGGGGGAGAAGCAACTCAGTGCTTTgccaagcagcagccactgcacaAATCAACCCctagcctcactgccctgctctaaATCCAGAGCTGCCTACCCACCCTTTAGGCCATTGTCACTTCTCCACAGCAGTCCTTGAACCCATTCCAAAGCCttggaaaagctttttctttgCCACGTTGTTttcagagggagaggagaacaaaaggctgccaaacctgccctgccccacGACTCTGCCTGACAGGAAGATGCAACTTGCActctcagccagcagcttccttctAACTATGCCACAGCAATACAGAGGTGTCCAGAGCACACAGATGTTCTTCCCACCACCCTTCCCCCAGAATTACTTCTCTGCTTCCTGGGAAAGGGACTCCACCTTCTGTGACAGCAGCTGCTCGCTCTGCATCAGCTGATAGACTCCGATGTCCACATCGTTCATGGGGGAGACTTTGGCATGAAGACCTCGAGCAAACTTCACTATCTAAGGAGAGAGAATCACCAGCTCCAGACACTGCTCTCCacaagctctgcctgccctgcaaaTGCTTTCACTCTGAGGGAAGGATCACAGAGTGGCCCAgcttggaatggacctcagagatcatccagtccaacctccctgcgacgggcagggacacctctcaactaaacCTCCctgctgaaggtgttcaaggccaggttggatgaggccttgagcaagctgggctggtgggaggggtccctggttatggcaggggagtggcactggatgagctttgaggtctcttctaacctgaagGAATCTATGGCTCTCCCAGGCCATGCCCATGCCTCCCCCAAGCCACCCTACGGCCCCCACAATCCACCCTATGCCTCTCCCAAGCCATGCCCATGCCTCCCCCAAGCTACCCTATGCCCCCCACAATCCACCCTAGGGCCCTCCCAAGCCACCCTATGGCTCCCCCAAGCCACCCTATGCCCCCCACAATCCACCCTATGGCTCTCCCAAGCCACCCTATGCCTCCCCCAAGCTACCCTATGCCCCCCACAATCCACCCTAGGGCCCTCCCAAGCCACCCTAGGGCCCCATAATCCACCCTATGGCCCTCCCAAGCCACCCTATGCCCCCCACAATCCACCCTATGGCACCCCCAAGCTACCCTATACTCCCCACAATTCACCCTAGGGCCCTCCCAAGCCAAGCCATCCCATTCCTCCCCCAAGCCACCCTATGGCCCCCCACAATTCACCCTATGGCTCCCCCaagccacccctgagcctgcccCTTTTCTAGCTGCTCAATTCCATAGCACAAAGGACCTGTTTCAAGGACCTGTAaagccaggaggaggatttcAACTCATCCAGAGCCAAGCTGCAAGCTTGGAGCAGACAGAATTGACCTTTCCACACTCAGAAGAGCCACACTGAGCCAGCGAcctgccctctgcagccaggtAAAATGCGAGACAGGGACAATACCACCCAAAAGCAGTCACCTTTACCCTGTACCTTCTCTCCATTCTGTTCCAGGATTGTGaccctcttttccttttgaagctggaggagcagcaagcagaaggtcCTCTCATCTGgacagacactggcacagagggAACGCAGCTCGGGGAGGGCGACGACAGGGTGGGAGGAGAGCGCCGAGTTCTGGTAGAGGCGAtaaacctcctctgccttctcctgtgagcaagcagcagggctggggctgagttTACACCACAGAAGTCTTCATCCTCACCCAACAGCTGCCAAATCAACACctgctctccccccccacccccccctcctcccatgCACTGAAGGTGAGAAGTCAGAGAACCATTGAATGGTTTAAGGTTGGAAGCGAGcgcaaagctcagccagttctgaccactctgccataggcagggacacttcccaggggaagaggtcactcaaggactcatccagcctggtcctagacacctccagggaggttgtggagcacagaagcacccaatatgatctttgatcatattgggtgcttctgtgctccacaacctccctgggaaacctgtgtcagggtctcagcaccctcaacctgtgtcaGTCTCTCATTATCCTCAGAGCCCTCTGCTGgaacttctccagcagatccctgtctctcttagaATTGGGGAGGCCAAAAGTCACCCCtaaagatgctggagtgtgtccagagcagggtcaggaggatgctcagaggctgcagcagctctgctgtgggcacagactgaaagagttggggctgtgcaggctggagcagaggaggctcccaggggaccttcttgtggcctgccagcatctgaagggggctccaaaaaagctggggagggacttttgaggctgtgagggagtggcaggagtggggggaatggagcaaaggtggaggtggggagagtgaggctggaggggaggaggaagttgttgagcaggagagtggtgagaccctggcaggggctgcccagggagggggttgaggccccatggctggaggtgtttgaggccaggctggctgaggctgtgtgcagcctgctctagggtagggtgtccctgggcatggcaggggttggcactggctgctccttgtgctcccttccagccctgcctcattctgtgattccatgattctgaggTCAGCTCAGTGAGCACTGGACTGAGAGCCTCTGCAGGTGGCTCCCTCCATCCACACCACACCTGCAGGTGGCTCCAAGctgagctctccagcagcctcccagcaccctccctgccttcccttcccatttcctggaaggcagtgaagtcaTTCCAGCAGTTTCAAGGAACATCTGTAGGCATCAACTACTTCTTACCCCTGAGATACTCCCACCTATCCCTCTCTACAGGCTTTTAAACCTCTGAGAGGTGCAAGTGAAGATCAAATCAACCCTGAACCCCCCCTGCTGGCACATAAAATGCTTCCTGAGTTTTCCAGCACcactcacctgcagcagctccacataAATCAGgacttcctcttcctcaggtaTTTTACTGTCACCCAGcacactggagagagtccacttGAGTGGCTTCAGAATGAAGACTCCCACACCCCAGGAGATCCAGCTGCTGTCCACACTGGCCATGAAGTCtgactccctctgcagcttgccccgtctggagaagagacatCAACACAGAGCTGAACATGGACACTCCTAAACCCTTCAcctgacactgatgagggcacagacagacagacagagtctgctcagcaagtctgctgctgACAACAAAGTGGGAGGCTTAGCtaagacagctgcaggctgtgaggccatccagagagacctgcagagacagagctgggcacagagtgacCAAATGAggctcaagaaggacaagagcagagtcctgcacctggggagggacaataaactgcagcagcacaggctgggaggtgactgctggagagcagccccaagcagagggagctggcagtgctgggggagagcatccctggcacagcaatgtgccctgggggccaagaggccaatggggtcctggggggcactgagcagagtgtgtccagcagagccagggaggttctcctctgcctctgctctgccctgctgaggcctcatcttgagagctgctttcagtttggggctccccagtggaagagggacaggaactgctggagagagcccaagggagggctgtgaggatgaggaggggagtggagcagtgcccggggaggagaggctgagggccctggggctgcttagtctgcagaagagaagactgagaggggattgaatcaatgtttggaactctctgagggctgggggtgaggagggggggacaggctctgctcactgccccctgggacaggagcagcagcagtggatggaagctgcagcacaggaggttgcagctcagcacaagggcaacttcttggctggaagggtcccagagcctggcacaggctgcccagagaggttgtggagtctccttgtgtggagcctctccaggcctgtctggatgtgttctgtgtgccctgagctggactggatggtcctgctgtggcaagggagttggactggaggatctctttggttcccttccaacccctaatatcctgtgatctgtcTGAACTCTTCCCCTGCCAGCAAGCAGAGTTGCCAGCATGCACAACGTttagctgctctgtgctttggaCATCCACATCCCCAGGGGCACTTCCTAGGCAGAAGTTAGCTTCTAGCTAAAGTCTGATGGTTTGCTACTGGGTATGGAAGCCAACAGAGGCCTGCAGCTTCCCCTGGACACCAAACTCCTTTGCTGACTTCTGTTTTCTCCAGTTTCACAAGCTTCTCCCAGCTTCCTGCCTTGAAACTGGTGAGGCACATCCAGCAAAGCCACTGCCAGGGAAGGTCAGCTCCTAGAGGGGCTCAGCTGCACGTTTCAGGGTGCTTGAGTGGGGAACTGCAAGCCCaaaaaagacctctgggatctgAGAACAGTCACAGCCCTAAGACCCAGGGTGTCAGTCCCAGGCTGGAGATTGGCAACACAGACTTCAGTCTGACAACACACAAGACCAGGCTGCAAACACCAGCACACCGtatcctcctccccaccccctacACATGCCATTCCCAGCCGGATCACCAAAACAACCGGCTCAGGGAACACCACAACGGGACACAAAGCTCCTCCTGCGCCAGGCTCTCTCAGCACAGCACCtccccacagcctgctgccctcccagcaccctcaggcagagctcctcagctccctgctcatGCTTCACCTTGCGCTGGCTTCCTGAACTCCCCTTGCACAGcatagtcagggctggaagggatcttaaacctcagccagttccaaccccactgccatgggcagggacacctcacaccagagcaggctgcccacagcctcagccagcctggcctcaaacacctccagggatgaggcttccaacacctccctgggcaacccctgcctggctctcaccagcctcatgctcaacaacttcctcctcacctccaggctgactctccccatttccagctttgttccattccccccagccctgtcactccctgacagcctaaaaagtccctccccacctttcctgtagcccccttcagaccctggagcATCATCTCACATTCCCTTCTCTGCGCTCTCCTCTCCTAGCCCTGGCACAGCCGCAAAAGCCTCTCCGTGCGCTCCCACACGGGCAGCGTTCAGCGCTGGCAGGCACAGCCACCCCTCCGCGGACAGCACCGAGCCTTCCCCTCCCGTCCCCCTCCATTCACCCACCACCTGCAGCGCTCTCCCTGCCCGCATCCTCCCGGCTGGCACCGCACGGAGCTCCCTGCCCGCATCCTCCCGGCTGGCACCGCACGGAGCTCTGCTTGCCCACAGCCACGGCGCAGAGCTCCCTCGCACCCCCTCCTCCTGCAACCATCCTTCCTCACAGCTCCCCTGCCCGCTGGCTGAGCTGCCCCTTCCCACAGAGCCCACTGCGGCCCTCcttgccctccagccccctcgtAACGGGAGGGCTGcaagccccagcagtgccccccccgacacacagacacaggtaCCTGAGGAgacccagcagtgccccccAGACACAGGTACCTGAGGAgacccagcagtgccccccCCAACACAGGTACCTGAGGAgacccagcagtgccccccAGACACAGGTACCTGAGGAgacccagcagtgcccccccccccgacaCAGGTACCTGAGGAgacccagcagtgccccccCCCGACACAGGTACCTGAGGAgacccagcagtgccccccCAGACACAGGTACCTGAGGAgacccagcagtgccccccCCAACACAGGTACCTGAGGAgacccagcagtgccccccAGACACAGGTACCTGAGGAgacccagcagtgcccccccccccgacaCAGGTACCTGAGGAgacccagcagtgccccccCCCGACACAGGTACCTGAGGAgacccagcagtgccccccCCGACACAGGTGCCTGAGGAgacccagcagtgccccccCCGACACAGGTACCTGAGGAgacccagcagtgccccccCCCGACACAGGTACCTGAGGAgacccagcagtgccccccCCGACACAGGTACCTGAGGAgacccagcagtgccccccCCGACACAGGTACCTGAGGAgacccagcagtgccccccCCGACACAGGTACCTGAGGAgacccagcagtgccccccccccccgacacaGGTACCTGAGAAgacccagcagtgccccccccccccgacacaGGTACCTGAGGAgacccagcagtgcccccccccctccccgacACAGGTACCTGAGGAgacccagcagtgccccccCCGACACAGGTACCTGAGGAgacccagcagtgcccccccccccccccccctccccgaccCGCAGCCACAGGTACCTGAGGAGCTCCCGGAGGACAGTGCCGAGGCCCAGCGGGAGGCTGCCTCGCCGCTcgaagctgtgctgcagctcccgcAGGCAGGTCCGCACCACCCCCCGGCGGCGGCCGCGGGCCAGCACCAGCCCGACCCAGAAGGCCATCTTGCTGTCCCACTCGGTGCTGTTCACCTCACGGCTCTGCTTGAAAGCCGAGAAGAGAAAAGCCATGCGCTCGTCGTCCGTTTCCCACTCGGGCGGCAGGTCCCCCGCCGGGGCCGGCCCAGGCGGCGCCCGCTCCGGGCTGCACATCTACGCCAGCCCCCGGCTCGGCCGCGGCCTCCGCCCGCCCGGGACGCAGCAGCCTGCGGCGGTGACTCGCAGGGCGCACGCGCGCCGCgcctcagccctccccccccccgcggCCGCCTTTGTGTGGGCTGCGCCACGGCGctcccgccccccccacactcccCCCTCCTCCGAGCCGACCGCAATGGTACGGCCCTGCGCATGCGTCCTGCGCTCTGCCGCCGCCGTCCCGGcatgcgggggggggggaggctggCGGGGGCCGGAGGGGTCGCggccggggctgggctgggctgggctggggtcgCTCTTCAGCGCCCCAAACACGGTCAGGTGCTGCCCGATCCCGACCCCTTGAGCGTCTCCTGCCGGGGCTGGCGCTCAGTGTCTTCATTGATGGTCTggagctgtggatggagtccagcagcagtaagtttgcagaggacaccaagctaggagcagctgtggagctgcgggagggtaacagagccctgcagagggacctggccaggctgcatgggtgggcagaggccaaggggatgagactgaacaaggccaagggcagggttctgcactttggccacaacaaccccaagcagcactgcaggatggggccagagtggctgagacaaatgacaccaagccaggggcagctgtgcagctgctggtgccaacctgtgctgctgctctgttcaGTGTCTATATTGATGAGCTGGAGCCAGGGAtggagtccagcagcaggcagcttgcagatggcaccaagctaggagcagctgtggagctggtggagggcagcagagccctgcagagggacctggccaggctgcatgggtgggcagaggccaaggggatgagattggacaaggccaagggcaggttctgcactttggccacaacaactccaggtcctgctcctcagggctgctctcagccattcctcacccagcctggagctgtacTTTTGGgcttgcacccacccaggtgcaggacctgacacttggccttgttatgGAGCAAAGGGGAACCAAATCATGTGTGGGAGCTCAGCACTTGGGTGCCCTGCCCCTGGTAGGACACTCAGGGGTTAATCAGTGCTGGGGTGCTGGAGACGGAGCCGTTAACGCCTCCATCACTGTGCTTGGGCTTTCCAAGTTTCCCTGAGCTGTTTGGTTTCCCTGAGGAGCATctgcaggtcctgctgctgttcctctgaCCGGTTCTGAGTCAGAGCTGTggtgtgcagccagcagctttaACCCTTTAGCCACCTGCAGGCTGTCTCCGGAAGGCAAGGAGAGATCTGCCAAGTTGTGACCTCGTATCTCTCTCTGGAGCtacccaacccctgcctggctgtgtccctgtgtgctctgctctgggtgctcctgctctggcagggggagttggactggatgagctttcaaggtcacttccagcccctggcactctgtgatgctgtgaatatGCTCTGGGgaccaggaggggcaatgccagcctggggtgggtcagaaaggctgtggtgagtaggtcaggagaggttctcctgcccctctgctctgccctgctgaggccacatctgcagtgctgtgtccagttctgggccccccagttgaagagggacacagaactgctggagagagcccagcacagagccccagagatgctgcagggaatggaagagctctgtgaggagcagagcctgagggagctggggctgggagctgggagcagaggagctgagaggtgacctcagcagtgtttatcaatatgtgcagggtgagtgccaggagggtggtgccaacctctgctgggggatgccagtgccagggcaaggggcactgggtgaaagctgagccataggaagtttcactttaacatgaggaggaattttttccctgtgagggttccagaagcctggcacaggctgcccaggggggctgtggagcctccctctttggagatattcagaaccctcctggctgtgctgct contains:
- the CHMP7 gene encoding charged multivesicular body protein 7 isoform X1 yields the protein MCSPERAPPGPAPAGDLPPEWETDDERMAFLFSAFKQSREVNSTEWDSKMAFWVGLVLARGRRRGVVRTCLRELQHSFERRGSLPLGLGTVLRELLRRGKLQRESDFMASVDSSWISWGVGVFILKPLKWTLSSVLGDSKIPEEEEVLIYVELLQEKAEEVYRLYQNSALSSHPVVALPELRSLCASVCPDERTFCLLLLQLQKEKRVTILEQNGEKIVKFARGLHAKVSPMNDVDIGVYQLMQSEQLLSQKVESLSQEAEKCKEDARSACRAGKKQLALRCLKSKQRTERRIQELHSKLDAVQGILDRIYASQTDQMVFNAYQAGMGALKLSMKDVTVEKAENLVDQIQELCDTQDEVAQTLAGVGINGLAEMDTEELEKELDSLLQDSAKEPLVSQSVLNPPISDAELEAELEKLSVSDGDLAQKTPSEPKTALGLNL
- the CHMP7 gene encoding charged multivesicular body protein 7 isoform X2, whose protein sequence is MCSPERAPPGPAPAGDLPPEWETDDERMAFLFSAFKQSREVNSTEWDSKMAFWVGLVLARGRRRGVVRTCLRELQHSFERRGSLPLGLGTVLRELLRRGKLQRESDFMASVDSSWISWGVGVFILKPLKWTLSSVLGDSKIPEEEEVLIYVELLQEKAEEVYRLYQNSALSSHPVVALPELRSLCASVCPDERTFCLLLLQLQKEKRVTILEQNGEKIVKFARGLHAKVSPMNDVDIGVYQLMQSEQLLSQKVESLSQEAEKCKEDARSACRAGKKQLALRCLKSKQRTERRIQELHSKLDAVQGILDRIYASQTDQMVFNAYQAGMGALKLSMKDVTVEKAENLVDQIQELCDTQDEVAQTLAGVGINGLEMDTEELEKELDSLLQDSAKEPLVSQSVLNPPISDAELEAELEKLSVSDGDLAQKTPSEPKTALGLNL